One part of the Sarcophilus harrisii chromosome 5, mSarHar1.11, whole genome shotgun sequence genome encodes these proteins:
- the NEUROD4 gene encoding neurogenic differentiation factor 4 — MAKTYLKPKEMVELASTPSWMDKALNSQDEIKEDDERQDSYRMLSSLTEEHDSIEEEEEEEEEEENGEKPKRRGPKKKKMTKARMERFRARRVKANARERTRMHGLNDALDNLRRVMPCYSKTQKLSKIETLRLARNYIWALSEVLETGQTPEGKGFVDMLCKGLSQPTSNLVAGCLQLGPQSLFLEKREEKTAIHDSTIPSHSFSYQSPGLPSPPYGHMETHLLHLKPPTFKSLVESSFGSHPPDCTTPPYEGPLTPPLSISGNFSLKQDGSPDLDKSYSFMPHYPTVSLSGGHGHSTHFQTATPRYEIPIDMSYDPYPHHGVGAQLNAIFND, encoded by the coding sequence ATGGCCAAAACATACCTGAAACCCAAAGAGATGGTGGAACTGGCCAGCACTCCATCCTGGATGGACAAAGCTCTGAACTCCCAGGATGAGATAAAGGAGGATGATGAAAGACAGGACAGCTATAGGATGCTGAGTAGCTTGACTGAAGAGCATGACAGCattgaagaagaagaggaggaggaggaagaagaggagaatggGGAGAAGCCCAAGAGGAGGGGcccaaagaagaagaagatgaccAAAGCACGAATGGAAAGATTCAGGGCCCGAAGGGTGAAAGCTAATGCCAGGGAGAGGACTCGGATGCATGGCTTGAATGATGCTTTGGATAACCTAAGGAGGGTCATGCCATGCTACTCCAAAACTCAAAAGCTCTCCAAGATTGAGACCCTGAGATTGGCCAGAAACTACATTTGGGCATTGTCTGAGGTACTGGAGACTGGCCAGACACCGGAAGGGAAGGGTTTTGTGGACATGCTTTGTAAAGGGCTTTCCCAGCCTACCAGTAACCTGGTGGCTGGATGTCTTCAGCTGGGGCCACAGTCTCTCTTCCTGGAGAAGCGTGAGGAAAAAACTGCTATTCATGATTCCACCATCCCAAGTCACAGTTTCAGCTATCAATCTCCAGGGCTCCCTAGCCCACCTTATGGCCACATGGAGACACATCTTCTCCACCTTAAGCCACCCACATTCAAGAGTTTGGTGGAGTCATCCTTTGGCAGTCACCCACCTGACTGTACCACCCCACCTTATGAAGGTCCCCTTACTCCACCCCTGAGTATTAGTGGCAACTTCTCCTTAAAGCAAGATGGCTCTCCAGACCTAGATAAATCATATAGCTTCATGCCTCACTACCCCACTGTAAGTCTGAGTGGGGGACATGGGCACTCAACTCATTTTCAGACAGCTACTCCTCGATATGAGATACCTATTGACATGTCCTATGACCCCTATCCACATCATGGAGTTGGGGCCCAACTCAATGCTATATTCAATGATTAA